In Ahaetulla prasina isolate Xishuangbanna chromosome 5, ASM2864084v1, whole genome shotgun sequence, the following are encoded in one genomic region:
- the HSPH1 gene encoding heat shock protein 105 kDa: protein MAVVGFDLGSQSCYIAVARAGGIETVANEFSDRCTPSVVSFGSKNRAIGVSAKNQLITHADNTVYNFKRFHGRAYNDPFIQKEKEHLSYYVVPMKNGSIGIKVTYMDEEHLFSVEQITAMLLTKLKETAENNLKKPVTDCVISVPSFFTDAERRSLLDAAQVVGLNCLRLMNDMTAVALNYGIYKQDLPVAEEKPRIVVFIDMGHSAFQVSACAFNKGKLKVLGTAFDPFLGGKNFDEKLVDYFCAEIKSKYKLDPKSKIRALLRLYQECEKLKKLMSSNSTDIPLNIECFMNDTDISSKMNRSQFEELCGDLLQRIEIPLRSLMEQIQFKVEDVNAVEIVGGATRMPAVKEKIGKFFGKDVSTTLNADEAVARGCALQCAILSPAFKVREISITDAVTFPISLMWSTETEDGDGIHEVFSRHHVAPFSKVLTFYRKGPFELQAFYSDLSNVPYPEKKIGKYIIQNIAAQNDGEKTKVKVKVRINSHGIFSVSTASMVEQMKMEETESSNIEAEIEPQSQKPETCNKNTQQDNTEAGPQSQVQTDGQQTSQSPPSPEVPSEENKIPSVEKGNEKKSDQPPDAKKPKIKVKNVELPIEANLVWQLGKDLLNMYIETEGKMIMQDKLEKERNDAKNAVEEYVYDFRDKLSGPYEKFVCEQDRQNFSMLLSEIEDWLYEEGEDQAKHVYMDKLTELKKFGTPIEIRYQEAEERPKLLEELGHKLRIYAGITEEYKNKDEKYIHIDESEMNKVEKCISDTTEWLNNVINIQAKQNLDQDPVVRVNEIGRKLREIHGLCDPIVNQPKPQIESPKQEEPPNTSFINKTEELEEEIKNIETTQQNGDCHMNESPVSMDLD from the exons TTCTGTAGTGTCATTTGGGTCCAAAAACAGGGCAATTGGAGTGTCTGCTAAAAATCAG CTAATTACACATGCTGACAACACAGTATATAATTTCAAGAGGTTCCATGGTCGTGCATATAATGATCCTtttattcagaaagaaaaggagcatTTGAGCTACTATGTAGTTCCAATGAAAAATGGGAGTATTGGAATAAAG GTAACATATATGGATGAAGAACATTTATTTAGTGTGGAGCAGATAACAGCTATGTTGCTGACCAAGCTGAAGGAGACAGCTGAAAATAACCTCAAAAAACCTGTAACAGATTGTGTTATTTCA GTGCCATCATTTTTTACTGATGCTGAAAGAAGATCACTGCTTGATGCAGCTCAGGTTGTGGGGCTAAATTGTCTCAGACTAATGAACGATATGACAGCAG TGGCCCTGAACTATGGGATTTATAAGCAGGACCTTCCAGTTGCAGAAGAGAAGCCACGAATAGTAGTGTTCATTGATATGGGCCATTCAGCATTTCAAGTATCAGCCTGCGCTTTTAACAAGGgaaaactcaag GTTCTTGGCACAGCTTTTGATccctttttgggaggaaaaaacttTGATGAAAAACTAGTGGATTACTTCTGTGcggaaataaaatccaaatacaaACTAGACCCCAAATCAAAAATACGAGCCCTCCTTCGTTTATATCAAGAATGTGAGAAGCTGAAAAAGTTAATGAGCTCTAACAGCACAGATATTCCACTTAATATTGAATGTTTTATGAATGATACAGATATCTCTTCAAAGATGAATAG ATCCCAATTTGAAGAATTATGTGGTGATCTTCTGCAAAGAATAGAGATTCCCCTTCGTTCCTTGATGGAGCAAATCCAATTCAAAGTAGAAGATGTGAATGCTGTTGAAATTGTGGGTGGAGCCACACGTATGCCAGCTGTTAAAGAGAAGATAGGGAAGTTTTTTGGCAAAGATGTCAGTACAACCCTGAATGCAGATGAAGCTGTTGCAAGAGGCTGTGCTTTGCAG TGTGCAATTCTGTCTCCAGCTTTTAAAGTTAGAGAAATCTCCATCACAGATGCAGTTACATTCCCAATATCATTGATGTGGAGTACAGAAACTGAAGATGGGGATGG GATTCATGAAGTTTTCAGCAGGCATCATGTAGctcctttttccaaagtcttgaCATTTTACAGAAAAGGACCATTTGAACTCCAGGCATTTTATTCTGACCTCAGTAATGTCCCCTACCCTGAAAAAAAGATAG gCAAATACATTATCCAGAACATTGCAGCTCAGAATGATGGAGAAAAAactaaagttaaagttaaagttcGCATCAATAGCCATGGCATTTTTAGTGTCTCTACTGCATCAATGGTGGAGCAGATGAAAATGGAAGAAACTGAAAGTTCCAATATTGAGGCTGAAATAGAACCTCAGAGTCAAAAACCTGAGACCTGTAAT AAGAATACCCAGCAAGACAACACTGAGGCTGGGCCTCAGTCCCAGGTACAAACAGATGGTCAGCAAACATCACAGTCTCCCCCTTCTCCTGAGGTTCCctctgaagaaaataaaattcccagtgttgaAAAA ggaaatgaaaagaaaagtgaTCAACCTCCAGATGCTAAGAAACCcaaaataaaagtgaaaaatgTCGAGTTGCCTATTGAAGCTAATTTAGTATGGCAGCTTGGGAAGGATCTGCTGAATATGTACATTGAAACAGAG gGCAAGATGATCATGCAGGACAAattggagaaggaaagaaatgatGCAAAGAATGCCGTTGAAGAATATGTTTATGATTTTAGAGACAAGCTGTCTGGACCCTATGAAAAATTTGTGTGTGAGCAG GATCGCCAGAATTTTTCTATGCTGCTGTCAGAAATAGAAGATTGGCTATATGAAGAAGGAGAAGACCAAGCTAAACATGTCTACATGGACAAATTGACTGAGTTAAAG AAATTTGGGACTCCCATTGAAATCAGGTATCAAGAAGCAGAGGAGCGGCCAAAGCTGCTAGAGGAACTGGGGCATAAGCTTCGCATATATGCTGGGATTACAGAGGAATATAAGAACAAA GATGAGAAATATATTCATATTGACGAAAGTGAAATGAATAAAGTTGAGAAGTGTATCAGTGACACAACAGAATGGCTAAACAACGTTATAAACATCCAAGCTAAACAAAATCTTGATCAGGATCCTGTTGTGCGTGTAAATGAAATTGGAAGAAAGCTGAGG GAAATACATGGTTTATGTGACCCTATTGTTAATCAACCAAAGCCACAAATAGAGTCTCCTAAACAGGAAGAGCCACCAAATACATCTTTCATCAACAAAACTGAAGAAttagaagaagaaatcaaaaacatTGAGACCACGCAACAGAATGGCGATTGCCACATGAATGAAAGCCCAGTTAGCATGGACTTGGACTAG